Within the Scleropages formosus chromosome 8, fSclFor1.1, whole genome shotgun sequence genome, the region AAGCCCCTATTCAATGTGGCATGGCCTCTGACTCTTTAGGCTTTTATTGTTTACAATAACATATTTCTCTGTATCTGGCAGAAAGTGATGACCATTAACACAATGTAAGAGATAAAGTGAGGGATCAAAGATACTTTGAAGTTGATAGCTTACCCTCCTGCAGTGCCTCAGGACAGCTATGACCTCATCATGCTCCAGTAGCTTCTGAGCCATGTCCTCCACTGCATCAAGCAGCTCCAAGCCAGAAAAGGGGCTGTGATCACGCTCTCGACCTGTAAGTACAACGAAGGTCTGTTTTTGCACAAATTGTGTATAACAGACAGCAGGTAATACTGTACAACTCTTAAGACAAGACTGAACCTCTGAGGGGCATAAgtatgtttcaaatattttaaattgggTTTGGTTTCACTTTTTGGGATTTTGCTTGGGCTCAGTGTCAGACAAGGAAAGCCATTATTAGAAGCATTCCATTTTCAGAATGTTAGCATTGCCTTGGACGTGTCTAAGTAAATTATACAAGCATTTCAAATGCAGATGCTATACTACTGCACTCTGAATGACATTGTTGAGGAGAAAGGACCCAATGGACACTCCTTCATAAATAATCCTATAGTTTTCTGATATGCCCGCTGAAAACACAGTGTCCCTAACCTTGCCCTCCCTCATAGTGCCACTTATGGTCCTGTGAGTTGTCCCTCTTCCGGCCACTCTTGAAAAGCTGGCTGACAAAGGTCTTGGAGCGCTTCAGGGTGCTGCGCCCCCTGTCCCCCTTATGTTTCTGCtgctttctcttcttcttctcctctgaaAGGTAACACAAGGGTTGGGTTAATTCAGTGTAAACTGTCCAGAAGGAAGAAATGTGCTGCTAGATATGGACTGGAGCACAACAAGAAATTAGTTGAATGCAAAGGTAGCACTACAGTATGACATTCATGAGCACTCAACTCTGGGCTGTCCTTGATATTCTGATTGTGGCACTCCCTCCCTAAAATTTTGATATGCTGATTGAGCTACTTTATCGCTGATTCTGCAGTGTGACAGCTGTCACTCCTTGATTGTTCACTCCTGCCCTGGACCAACTGTGTTACAAGTTTATTGGCCTACACACTTCATGACTCTGTAGAGTAACATAAAGTAACATCAGGACATTGAATAGCCCACCTGCAATTTGACACCAGTTGGTCCACTTCTACCCTTGTTCTGTAGTATGACATACTGACTGAGCCCTCTCCCTTCTTGACCATTTAGTATGACATGTGGTTTGGTCCAGTCCTTTCCTGGTTGTGGTACCTGCTAGTGTGATCTGGCTTTGAGAGCGACGAATGGGTCGACGTGGTTTGCTGAGAGCCATCAGCACTGCTGTTTTGGGGGAATCCTGCTTATCCAAGGCAGGGTCACCTGTGGAGAACCCCTTGTTGCGGGGCCACCCAGCCTTCTCCACACTCCCCACACGTATGGCTGTGTCCTTTAGCAGCTCAGTAGCGCCAAGGGTACGGCTGGTGTCCATAGGAAGCAGTGTGTCTGCCCTTGGGAGCTGTACAGGCTCAGATGGGTCGGTCTGGATGGCGGTCTCCATCTTATGAGAATCTGTGCTCAAATGTAGCTCCTCTGTGGCAATGCATGTGTCCACCATTTCTGCACCAAAGGCTGATGGACTTGGTGGAAACATGATCTGGGACAGACCACTGAGAGAACTGATGGGCGTCCCCGAAGACAGGGAGGAGGCAGAAGAGTTGGTATCAGACCCTTGGGAGGAGGACTTGTGTATGCTGTTTGCCACTAGGAGGCAAAACAGATGTGAGAGTAGGCTTCAGTATATGGTACATCAACACATGCTAAGTGATGGAGCACATATATACTCTTACCCTTACTTACGAAAAACACATAGATCTCAGCCCATGCAGCACATATACAACTCTGTTGGCATGGGCTGACCACATTAACTTCcttgaaaaagtacatttttttttctaattctaGTTatgattggaaaaaaatgtaaaaaatccattttctgtCCAAAATGCTTCTTGTGTTTCCATTACCATTTTCCTAGCAGACCATCACTATATAACCCCTAATGCTACACACCCCTTGCAGTTCAACTTTTctacactttaaaaataaacctaCATTATAAAAAGTACTTTCTGTTTACAGacttacagatttttttgtaatggcAAAACGAAACACTAGCTATGTCTAATGAAATGAAACTGTTGACTTGGCAAAGCTATCACAAAAGTAAGAAGCGTACATTTATTAAGCCAGCTGTATTCTGCCACCATTTCTTTGTACGCAGGATATCGGCCAGCCTCCTGAAACAAATAATTGAgcagatattaacatttactgCAATAAGGCAAGGATCACAACTGTAAGTGATTAAGAATTATTTCTGCCCatagaaactgtacttaaatatagaaaatttcaaataaaaaattaaagttttacaGTGGCTAGCCTGAAAAACTTCATTTATGGAGTGAGTTTTCCAACACACTTGTGCTAGTCAAAAGTGGCTGGCACTCATGGCAAATGGCATTCCTGAATAGTTTCAACAACCAGAACAGCATTTTATAGCATTTGTAGTAGCAGCTGTTGGGCTGCCTGCTGGTCTGACCACACTGGGCAGTCTCTTGACTCCTCCCTATACCCATGACCCCACAGCAccagtgtgtattttttgcGTTGGGGATCGAGACAAAGCAGGTCGACAGAGTACACAGCTTTCTGCTGTTCACAACCTGATCCCTGGGCCCCATGAATAATGCAGGTACCCAACCATCCCTCCCAAGAGGAACATGAGCTCTACTGAGTAAAGTGACCAGGGCAGAACGTCACAGCTTAATGCCAGCTGCCAGTTTATCTTTGCTACCTCACTCCCTGACTCACTGAGCATCTGTGTTCTTTAACATACCAGTACAAAAAGTAACGCACAGAGATACTTAGCCcaagcatttatttttcttttttagaccccataaaaataaaaaaaaaacccaaatacaGTAAGATTGGTTTATATTCATGTTCTTCAAGGTGGAATGAAACTACTAACAGGACTGTACAACCACAGAAAATTATATTAGAgcaaactgaattaaataaaatacatttgttttaccAAAAGATAATTGCAAGTTTGGATATGACAGTCTCATATTAAGCTAGTTTTAGAAAATATGAGGCTAAAGGattgtgttttttaaacctTTAGTTCTTTCCTTTGGAAGCCACGGTCTTAATTATTTTATTGGCATTATAATGAGAAACGGATTACATCACATTCTAATaaagttaaatttattatatagAAACGGTACAACTCATACAACTGTACAAGAGGAACAACACATAGTCTGGTTTATCACCTTTCTATGGATACAGCTATTCAGTGACCTTAGCTTCAACGACAATACCTTGATAGTCAGCATGATGTGGGTGTGACTCTTCAGCACCTCCACGGCATTGCTGTGACTGATGTCCTCAAAGCTGACCCCATTGGCAGCTAAGATCTGATCTCCCATTTTGATCCCATTTTGTTCTGCCAAGCCTCCTGGGTCCAGCCTTTTCGAGACACAACCAAAGAAGAACACACAGATAAATAAAGCCTACAGAGATACTGCTAGGCAGAGACAACTTATTCTGTCTACTGCTTGATTTCAAATTTGatatataacatatacagtattccCAATCAGCTATAAGGTGCAGGTATTTTTagggaaagaaattaaatatttctttcgGCACCATCTGTGACCTGaaagttttattaattatacatTAATAAGATGCTTAAACTGAATGAAtttcaatttgtattttttaacatcCACAGTTTGCCTTCCTTGCCATGCTCTTGTACATACTTGGAGACATATATGCCCAGGCCAAACTCCTTGCCCCCACGGATATTAAAACCAAGACAATAGTCATCAGAGGTAGTGTAAAGGTGGACGATCCTCCTCAATGCACTGTCTGAGCTGGCTTCAGAGGGTGTCCGACCACTTTCCTCTACCACCAttctgcggtgaataaggtccACCCTACACACATGTACAGAGAAGCTAAAAACTCAGAATGACACACATTTCTTCTTTAGCAGCTCAAATTTCAAGGCAATTAGTCTATAATACAATAATTAGATCTGAAACTGGAAAAAGCAACATTAATTTTATGACAACACCATGTAAATCCACTATTAGGAAGGGTTTCATCAATCTCAGCGCAGATGCTGGTGGGCTCTTCCTACCAGGTAGTTTTCTCCTTGGAGTAGCGAATGCCGGGCACCTTGCCTACACGGCGCACCACCATACGCAGTCGGTTGTTCCCAGTTAGGACCTTCACTGCACTGCTCATCGTTATGCTCTCCAGACTGACTCCATTCACTTCCACCAGCTTGTCCCCAACGCACAGGCCTGCCTTCTCTGTGAGGacatcacaacacacacaaatttttgttatttattcattcagctgatgacTTTCTGTAAAGTAACTTAATATATACATGCTTTATATACtgagttatttaaaaatatttactaatttatatagcaggatgctgactggagcaattcagaataaaccTCAAGCCTCAGTATTCTGCTCAATAATACTGCATCAGTAGCAGGGATTcagatacttacatttacatttattcatttattagatgctttttttaatgccttacaccctgtgttgctgggttaggctccggttcaccgggaccccgcttgggacaagcggtttcagacagtgtgtgtgtgcttttttccaaaagtgaTTACAGCtgagggtaaacaaaagtgcattccacAACAGCCAACCAGCTTTATATAAAGACATACAACTGTCAAATCAGTTTGTTTCTCTGACATTGTTGTATTTGTCACATAAGAAATAGAAAGGTGACTGTGACAGATTGTGGCCCAAGTCTTTGGATTACAAGGCAATGACTTTGAAAGTTATCTAACTGCTGTCCCCAGGTGAATAAAATCATATACACATAATGCAAGTAATTCAAGTAATACTACATTAAAACTGACCTGCAGAGCTATTGTCCTCCACTTTGCTGACAAAGATGCTGAGGCCATGCTCGGACCCCCCTCTCACACTGAAACCCAGCCTGCCATCGGCACTTTTGTCCACTGTGATTGTGTGGATGTCCTCACTGTCATCTCCCCCTGTAGGTTTTATGGGACGagtacagcaaaaaaaagaccTGTTTACTCTGATCATTCTCTGGACGCAAAGGGCTAGTCCGCAAAAATGTACTGCAGCATACTGGCCTTACCATCTACAGGTGAGTTGATAAGGATGACTCTGCCCATTGGTGACGAAGATCGGAAACcccgctgctggtgctgcttctTGTGCAGGTAACGTGTGGCAGTGTGTGCCCCCCTCCCATGGCTGCTGGTGGGGGCCCCATTGGCAGTCTCCCTGTGAGCAGAGCCTAACGTGTGCGCCATGGCAAGTTTGGCTCCCCCCAGCAAGCACGGGTGCTCACTCAGAAAATTAGGGACTTGGGTGAAGTGCCACTGTGTGAGCACGTCTTAAGGTACCCCAGTTATGGACCTGCCATGCTACACTTACAGCTCTCCTTCGCACAGAATTATAATGCACCACAAAGAACCCAGCCACAGTTGTGTCACTGCAGCACAGAAGCCCTAGGACATGAATTCAGTCAACTGAATCGTTGTGTGATGGGTGGATTTCAGCACAGTATATTGTCTGTGTCCTGGCAAACAAGCAGGTCCATTTTTGAGTAATTACATTGGATTGCATGCCCAGACTCATTGCTGGAGCACTTTGATGTAGACCTGGGAGCAGCTGCAAGCATGAGGAGGAACATCATGTCTCTGGTCTCACTGTTGATGCTAATGCCTGGTTGCTGTCTGTCAGTGTCCATGTGCGCAACTACTCCTGGTCATGGAACCTCGCACACCTACCATCCTGGAATCAGACAGAAGTATGTAAGCTCAGTTTCTCTCAATGTTTAAAAGGAGTAAAAAGGTCTCTTAAGTACCAACAGAAAGGAACAGGTAACAAAAGTACACATCAGCTCCACAGCACAGAACAGCTCGTGCTGTCAGCTCTgttccaaaatcaaaagaataaaggttttcagttctggctctgatgtgttGGAAttacctctccctctccctctgaaCTGTGGAATCTCTccctacatttaagaaaggtctaaAAACTCGCCtccttcagactcacttctcctcctTCCCGTAAGTGCTCGATAAACATATACATGTTTgttgtgtttaataatttttaataactaattgtttaataatttaaaggcTCATATGCATCTACCTGTGTAATGTATTctggtttatacagtggtatgCGACAAAGTgtctgtactcaagaatcacgtgcctgcatccaaatctctctttttGTTGATATGTACTTAttcttgtattgttctctgaaacGTACGTCGCTCTGGAAAAAAccgtatgctaaatgaatatatgtgaaGTTAAACGTCATGTGTAACTACTAGTTGTCAAGTTTCAGATCAGGTGGACTCCCTGCGGCTATTTTCAGCACCACGGAAAGCAATCGGCACCCTGGCCGAATGGGTCGACAGCAGAAGTGCGCCACACGCCACTGTGTGTAAGCGACAAACTGCCACGAACTGTCGCCGGATGATTCTCTACAAAGCGCTCTTTCAGTATAAACTTAAAATGCCGCAGTTCTTGCATACATCAcgcttttttttaatcagaaggAGTTGTTTAAAGTTGGTTTTATATTAATGTAGAACATCATTATAACAACAAAGTACAGTAATTTGGCATACACTATATTACATTAAACTTAGGCGACATGTTGAGGAATAATGTCACAATTACCGCACGAAATAAACGGGTGAGTGAGAAGTACCACACAAAGTTTCCGGCTGTTACCTGTCCCCTCCATGTTGCGCCGAATGACATCACCTGAGAGAACAGCAGGTGTCAGCCGCGAAAGGCCCCGCCCTTTGGGCAACCTGATTGGCTTATGCGACAAGAATTAACGGAAGTCGGTCTTTTTCATTGGTTCTTAGAAATGTCTTTCGTCTAGTCCTGTATGTGTCTCGGACTTCTCGGGCAAGGTAATCGACAGATAGAACTTGGAATTCGTCCTGGGGAAGATAAACGCGCGTAGTGTATTGCGATTTAAGCAACTAAAACTGAACTTAAGTGTAACTCGTTACTTTTCTCATTGTAAATATACCTACCAACATACCTTACTTATGTTATGATATTGGGTCAAACTGTTTTATCACTGACAGTCCAGCTACACAAGtggctaacacacacacaggcagcgttACTAGATCAGGGAACTGCCATTAAAATGCCCTTGGCAGGAACTTTGAGGTCTTGTTCACACGTCAGAAATCCACACCGGGCATAAGGATTATATGGTTGCTCATATATTAGCAGGGAGAGCTGGTGTCCTAGTGTttagcgctgctgctgccctttggacctaaaggttgcaggtttgaatcctacctctagctgtaaaacccttgagaaaggtacttaccctaaattactccagtaaaattatccagctatataaatgggtaaatgattgtaagttgctttggagaaaagcatcaactaaataaattatatttttgtggtCACAGTATCTCATCAAAATAACATGAAGTAATCTTGGATAACTAGATTAGGTCAAATagaaaataatagaaaaggTTGAAGAAATGAACATCTttaggaaatacacacacacattttctgaaccacttgtcccatacggggtcgcggggaaccggagcctaacccggcagctcagggcgtaaagctggagggggaggggacacaccaaggatgggatgccagtccgtcgcaaggcaccccaagcgggacttgaaccccagacccactggagagcaggacccagtccaacccactgcgccactgcaccccctgctttAGGAAAAAGTAACATagaattgaaaaatatttttatatggaTATTGTAAAACACATTAATCATTATCAGTATGTTATTCATGAAGAATCCCCAGGTGCAAAAGCAAGCCTAACATACCCCCACCTCCCGGTATTTATGTATAACTATTAAATATTATTGGTATTTTTGGTCCTCCCAATTCCTGACAAGTTCATATCCTCCTGGAAGAATGTCATTTTATACagaacaaagtttttttttttctaagtatgTTTCAATGAAACCACGATGAACTGCTTGCAAATAGAGGTACTGGGTCTCAGAGCTTGTCCTGACCCAGAATCACTAGGCACAAAGCTAaggatgggatgggatgttggtccatcacagggtaggtTCACACCCATagtcacacactacaggaaatttAGTTACCACTTCACtttgaactgcatgtctctggattgtgggaggaaacccacagagacatggagaaaagatacaaattccacacaaacagAGCTATATTAAAACCTACACCTAAACAGTGCAGAAGCCacgaggcagcagcactaccttcTGTGCCCTGTAACATCCTGTTGTATATTATTTACTTGCTTATTGGAACAGGACCAATAAACAGTATTCCCATTGTTTCTAAATTGTCAGACTGATTAATTATTGCTGACATGAATTAGGATgtccgagtgcccggccgacccaaacctcgggcgccaactctggtttttgggacttggaatgtcacctcactggcggggaaggagcctgagctggtgcgggaagttgagagacaccgtctagatatagtcgggctcacttccactcacagcttgggttctggaaccactcttctcaatcaggggtggactctccactattctggcgttgcccaaggtgagaggcggcgggcgggtgtgggcttattaatagccccccagttcagccgccatgtgttggagtctaccccggtgaatgagagggttgtctccctgcgccttcgggtcagggaacggtctctcactgtcatttgtgcttatgcgcctagcggcagtgtagagtacccggcctttttagagtccctggggggcgtgctggaaagcgctcccactggggactctgtcgttctactgggggactttaacgcccacgtgggcagcgacagtgatacctggaggggcgtgattcggaggaacggcctccctgatctgaacccgagcggtgagttgttattggatttctgtgctagtcgcggtttatccataacgaacaccatgttcatgcataagggtgtccatcagtgcacttggcaccaggacaccctaggtcggaggtcgatgatcgactttgtagtcgtttcttctgaccttcggccatatgtcttggacactcgggtgaagagaggggctgagctgtcaactgatcaccacctggtggtgagttggattcgatcgcgggggaaaaagctggacagacctggcaggcccaaacgcatagtgagggtctgttgggaacgtttggcggaggcccctgtcagagaggtcttcaactcccacatccgacagagcttcaaccaggtcccgagggaggtgggggacattgagtctgaatggactatgttccgcgcctccattgtcggggcggcggttcggagctgcggccataaggtctccggcgcctgtcgcggcggcaatccccgaacacggtggtggacaccggaggtaagggatgccgtcaagctgaagaaggagttctatcgggcctggctgggactcctgaagcagctgacgggtaccggcgggccaaacggagcgcggctctggcagtcgccgcggcaaaaactcgggcttgggaggagttcggtgaggccatggaggaagactttcggtcggcctcaaagagattctggcaaaccgtccggcgactcagaggggggaagcggtgttccacaaacactgtttacagtggaagtggtgcgctgctgacctcagctgaggatgttctcgggcggtggaaggagtactttgaggatctcctcaatccctccgacacgccttccgtagaggaagcggaggctggggacttggagggggactcgtccattaccctggctgaagttgctgaggtagtcaaaaaactccttggtggcaaggctccgggggtggatgagatccgccccgagtttctcaaggctctggatgttgtggggctgtcttggctgacacgcctctgcagcatcgcgtggagttcgggaacggtgcctctggactggcagaccggggtggtggtccctctttttaagaagggggaccggagattgtgttccaactacagggggatcacactccttagcctccctgggaaagtctatgccggggtactggaaaggagaatccgaccgatagtcgaacctcggattcaggaggagcggttttcgccctggccgtggaacactggaccagctctataccctcactagggtgctggagggttcgtgggagtttgtctaaccagtccatatgtgttttgtggacctggagaaggcattcgaccgtgtccctcgtggcatcctatggggggtacttcgggattatggggttcgttgctacgggctgttcgttccctgtatgaccggagcaggagcttggttcgcattgccggcagtaagtcagacctgttcccggtgcatgttggactccaccagggctgccctttgtcaccgattctgttcattatcttcatggacagaatttctaggcgcagccagggaacggagggtgtctgttttggtggccgcgagatctcgtctctgctttttgcggacgatgtggtcctgttggcttcatcaagtcaagacttgcagcgtgcactggggaggtttgcagccgagtgcgaagcggcggggatgagaatcagcacctccaaatccgaggccatggttctcagtcagaaaaaggtggattgctccctccgggctaggggggagttgctccctcaagtggaggagtttaagtatctcggggtcttgttcacgagtgagggaaaaatggagcggcaggttgacagatggatcggtgcggcgtccgcagtaatgcggtcattgtaccggtctgttgtggtgaagagggagctgagtcgtaaggcgaagctctcaatttaccggtcgatctacgttcctaccctcacctatggtcatgaactctggatcataaccgaaagaatgagatcgcggatacaagcggcagaaatgagtttccttcgcagagtggctgggcgcacccttagggatagggtgaggagctcagtcactcgggaggagctcggagtagagccgctgctcctccgcatcgaaaggagccagttgaggtggctcgggtatctgttccggatgcctcctggacgcctccctggggaggtgttccgggcttgtcccactgggaggaggcctcggggcagatccaggacacgttggagagactatgtctcccggctggcctgggaacgccttggggttcccccagaggaactggaggaggtgtgcagggagagggaagtctggaggactctgcttggactgctgcccccgcgacccggccccggataagcggaggaagatggatggatggatggatgaattagGATGAtttgtatgtataattttaattagtGAAATGCAACCAATATGTGTCATAGCCCTAGGGGTAAGAATGGGGGGGTGTCCAAGACCTGTCATTagatatttagctgacactcatGTATGGGAAGCTAGTTATTTAACAAATTATAAAGAGCTGGTgtctttttactgcagtgattcaGAGTAGATGCCTtattcaagggtattacagcagggatTGAAACTCAGGACCAGTTTGAGGCAATTTTACACTGCAATCAGAAATGCCATACATGATGTTTAGGTTTTTCTCAAAGGCATGgatgttttcagtttaattttttctcttctcaTAGAGGTCTCCTGTACTCaccataacatttacatttattcatttagctgatgcttttctccaaagtgacttaccaatGTTAAGATagttacaattatgtacccatttattcacctgggtaattttactggagaaattcagggtaagtaccttgctcaagggtactactgctgggGGTAGGAATCAAACTTCTGACTtttaggttcaaaggcagtagctctaaacactatgctaccagctgccctgatGACAGGACCAGCAGACATGTCCAACCTGTGTATGTAAACACGTCACTGAGCATATTCTATTCTCTTCCCCAAAATCATAATCAGGAACCTGTACAGAATGCAGTGGTTTGCTCAGATATACTGAATTAATCCCCTCTTTGTTGTAGTTTTACATAAATAACAGAATGAACTTGCTGGTAACATCCATAGCATGGATTTTGAGACACTAGAGAACTCCATCCAAACAAGAAATGCTTCTGAGAAGGTAAGGAGCAGACCTTGACTCACAACCAATTTGCTTGAACTAAGTACTGGAGACCTGGTCTGTGACTGGTGCCAAGCACTTTTTCAAGTTGTGTAAAAGGCCCGTATTAGAGCAGGAATTTCTACCACTATTGTTAAACACTCTGCTTGTGTAACAAAATGCCCAAGATGATGATAGCGTAGATCCAAGTGCACTTACAGGTATAGAgccaaagtaaacaaaaggaGATTGATTATGTTTATTATGAGCTGGTACACTAGCTTGTCTCCAGGGTAGCCTGTCAGCCCACTACCAACAGCCATGTCTGGTAATGTGAGGTATCAGACCTGTCCGCTCCATGGAGTTTAGACACAGGTTGTCAtgagcacaaacaaaacactgctgcaCTGGTCTGGCCACAGGCCCTGAAGACACCGATACTTCAGCCTTTACAGAAAAGGTCATTGTAGAACCGTAAAGTTCCATTTAACAGGATTATCAAGACAAGaatatgtattaaatatgaTTTCACAGTCAGCAGTGTAAAGAAACTACATTATCCCTGAAACAAGTGCTGCCATATCAAAAAGCATTCTCCTGACTGTACACCTACTTCCTCAAAAGTGGCAGCAGCAAAGGGTCACTTCAGCTTCCTGTGCACCAAATGTCACCACAGGAAACAAAGACAATCATGAACCCTCTGGGAAGAAATCACAGCAAAAAAGTGTTAACATAAAGAACATTGATGATGGGACATGTGCGTGGAATGAGTTCTCATTGGGATTTTTTCTTTAGACAAACACAGCAATCGGCACAAAACTGGGTGTATATTCTAATGTGAATGGATAATCTAATTCATCTGAAAGTTTTTaatcataatgaaaaaaatctactttTCTATCTGTACTTTCTTAGCTGCTTCTAAAACCAAAGTAGTGTTGACTTTATCCCCAAACTCCTTCTCCCGGTGTTCTAGAAGAATGCCCTGCAAACAGACATCAAGAACCATTTCATTAATGCACATTCCTGAAACACTGCTGCtgcttaaaacaaaacaaaaaaaaaaaaagaaatggctaatgcattttaaatttgcatggCTTACCTGCTTCCTTGCTCCGATGACAAACACCCCACCAAGGACAAAGC harbors:
- the LOC108918095 gene encoding PDZ domain-containing protein 7-like isoform X2 codes for the protein METANGAPTSSHGRGAHTATRYLHKKQHQQRGFRSSSPMGRVILINSPVDGGDDSEDIHTITVDKSADGRLGFSVRGGSEHGLSIFVSKVEDNSSAEKAGLCVGDKLVEVNGVSLESITMSSAVKVLTGNNRLRMVVRRVGKVPGIRYSKEKTTWVDLIHRRMVVEESGRTPSEASSDSALRRIVHLYTTSDDYCLGFNIRGGKEFGLGIYVSKLDPGGLAEQNGIKMGDQILAANGVSFEDISHSNAVEVLKSHTHIMLTIKEAGRYPAYKEMVAEYSWLNKLANSIHKSSSQGSDTNSSASSLSSGTPISSLSGLSQIMFPPSPSAFGAEMVDTCIATEELHLSTDSHKMETAIQTDPSEPVQLPRADTLLPMDTSRTLGATELLKDTAIRVGSVEKAGWPRNKGFSTGDPALDKQDSPKTAVLMALSKPRRPIRRSQSQITLAEEKKKRKQQKHKGDRGRSTLKRSKTFVSQLFKSGRKRDNSQDHKWHYEGGQGRERDHSPFSGLELLDAVEDMAQKLLEHDEVIAVLRHCRRFLKERVVEDLVRPLLVLLDRPEKLLLLREIRILIHPTEMGHFDSMVLPFELEAYEILKSRSFRSPALRSPRAGRAPRRHLITPVPDYRGGFQLHPAEEVERDRQLMEDLARLRLSAAPLLDVPVDGYATDSPRSHSVTSSRPNWLLAESIRSNEWTPTQRRDSGTIHSVHSATHGGTAVTERGRSPFRNGRGKARKDDGDTAHNLLSPASHSRPPLAQVFTTSSSAVPSEVIVGEMNEEDSEATAQEYELKTVSISKTKQSLGISISGGIESKVQPVVKIEKIFPGGAASTSEVLKAGFELVSVDGESLQSVTHQLAVDIIRKAFSNKAKDPMIFVVKVPKGSKEL
- the LOC108918095 gene encoding PDZ domain-containing protein 7-like isoform X4; this encodes MAHTLGSAHRETANGAPTSSHGRGAHTATRYLHKKQHQQRGFRSSSPMGRVILINSPVDGGDDSEDIHTITVDKSADGRLGFSVRGGSEHGLSIFVSKVEDNSSAEKAGLCVGDKLVEVNGVSLESITMSSAVKVLTGNNRLRMVVRRVGKVPGIRYSKEKTTWVDLIHRRMVVEESGRTPSEASSDSALRRIVHLYTTSDDYCLGFNIRGGKEFGLGIYVSKLDPGGLAEQNGIKMGDQILAANGVSFEDISHSNAVEVLKSHTHIMLTIKEAGRYPAYKEMVAEYSWLNKLANSIHKSSSQGSDTNSSASSLSSGTPISSLSGLSQIMFPPSPSAFGAEMVDTCIATEELHLSTDSHKMETAIQTDPSEPVQLPRADTLLPMDTSRTLGATELLKDTAIRVGSVEKAGWPRNKGFSTGDPALDKQDSPKTAVLMALSKPRRPIRRSQSQITLAEEKKKRKQQKHKGDRGRSTLKRSKTFVSQLFKSGRKRDNSQDHKWHYEGGQGRERDHSPFSGLELLDAVEDMAQKLLEHDEVIAVLRHCRRFLKERVVEDLVRPLLVLLDRPEKLLLLREIRILIHPTEMGHFDSMVLPFELEAYEILKSRSFRSPALRSPRAGRAPRRHLITPVPDYRGGFQLHPAEEVERDRQLMEDLARLRLSAAPLLDVPVDGYATDSPRSHSVTSSRPNWLLAESIRSNEWTPTQRRDSGTIHSVHSATHGGTAVTERGRSPFRNGRGKARKDDGDTAHNLLSPASHSRPPLAQVFTTSSSAVPSEVIVGEMNEEDSEATAQEYELKTVSISKTKQSLGISISGGIESKVQPVVKIEKIFPGGAASTSEVLKD